The Deltaproteobacteria bacterium region GACCTCGAGAAGGGCTTCGCCGAGTCCGACGTCATCGTGGAGAACACGTTCTACACGCAACCGCAGCACCAGGGCTACATCGAGCCGCATTCCTGCGTGGTGGACGTGAAGGAGCCGGGGAACGCCGAGATCTGGGCGTGCAGCAAGACCCCGTTCGCGCTGCGCCAGCAGATCGCCAAGGCCCTGGAGGTGCCGTTCGAGAGCCTGATGGTGCATCCCTGCTACATCGGCGGCGATTTCGGCGGCAAGGGCGACTTCATGGACGTGGCCGTGGCCTACGTGCTGTCGCGCAAGAGCGGGCGCCCGGTGAAGATGGTGATGGACTACGACGAGGAGCTCATGGCCGGGAACCCGCGCCACGCCTGCGCCATCAAGGTGCGCACCGGGGTCAAGCGGGACGGCCGCATCATGGCGCACCACCTCGACTTCATCTTCGACAGCGGCGCCTACGGCGCCTTCAAGCCCATCGGCTTTCTCTTCGGCGCGCAGGAGGCGGGGGGCGCGTACAGGATGCCGCACCACCTGAGCGAGGAACGGGTGGTGTACACCAACAAGATCCCGTGCGGGCACATGCGCGCGCCGGGCGACCCCCAGGGCTTCTTCGCCACCGAGAGCCAGATGGACGCGGTGGCCAGGGAACTGGGCATGGACCCGGTGGAGTTCCGCAGGATCAACCTGATGCACGACGGCGACGAGTCGCCCACCGGCCACGTGCTGCACCACATCAAGGCCGAGGAGACCCTGGACCTGGCCCTCGCCGAGTCCGGCTACCGCACCCCCAAGGGCGCCAATACCGGCCGCGGCGTGGCCGTGGCCCAGTGGCTGCCCCTCGGCGGCGAGTGCTACGCCTGGGTGACTATCGACACCGATGGGGCCATCACGGTTGCCGTGGCGGCCATGGACCAGGGCAGCGGCACCTACACGGTGCTCCGGCAATTGGTGGCGGAGGAGCTCCAGGTGCCGCTGGAATCCGTCAATCTCGAGACCCTGGACTCCACCCGGGTGGAGAAGGACGCGGGCCTGGGCGGCAGCCGCGGCACTCGCATCTACGGCAACGCGGCCTACGAGGCGGTTACGGCGCTGAAGGAGGAGTTGCTGAAGGTCGCGGCCGAGGCCATGGGCACGGAGGTCGACAGGCTGGCCGTGGTCGAGG contains the following coding sequences:
- a CDS encoding xanthine dehydrogenase family protein molybdopterin-binding subunit, coding for MATDKIVGVPTPRVEGVSKVTGEAVYAVDVTLPDMLWGKALRSPIPYGRIKRIDTSRAEQAPGVRAVVTGADVAGLKIGRRLCDMPILAEDVVRFVGEKVAAVAADTEEAAERAAELIEVEYEDLEPLLDPLEAVKPSAPLLHPDVVDYDGLMAPLEEPTNTFVYLSWGKGDLEKGFAESDVIVENTFYTQPQHQGYIEPHSCVVDVKEPGNAEIWACSKTPFALRQQIAKALEVPFESLMVHPCYIGGDFGGKGDFMDVAVAYVLSRKSGRPVKMVMDYDEELMAGNPRHACAIKVRTGVKRDGRIMAHHLDFIFDSGAYGAFKPIGFLFGAQEAGGAYRMPHHLSEERVVYTNKIPCGHMRAPGDPQGFFATESQMDAVARELGMDPVEFRRINLMHDGDESPTGHVLHHIKAEETLDLALAESGYRTPKGANTGRGVAVAQWLPLGGECYAWVTIDTDGAITVAVAAMDQGSGTYTVLRQLVAEELQVPLESVNLETLDSTRVEKDAGLGGSRGTRIYGNAAYEAVTALKEELLKVAAEAMGTEVDRLAVVEGGVTQLDAERRMTYAELARARGSAIKGEGHYNNTTMGPEASMCAEVVEVEVDPETGQVELVKVTAAVNTGTILNPLMHQGQIDGAVIMGVGYALMEDVQFDDGKVTTANLGDYKIPTIRDLPELRTALIQSDTGSGPYNSMSIGETPVIPFAAAVANAVADATGARVHSLPITAEKVQSRMSGSGAPAAGAAGQGLDSVV